TCGGTAGGTGACCTCGACGACCTGAGTCCGGTCCTGGACGGTGGCGAGGTGATGGACCTGCTCGGGCTGGAGCCCGGCCGGGAGGTCGGTGAGGCTATGGCCTGGCTCACCGACCTACGCCTTCGCGAGGGACGGATGCAGCCTGACGAGGCGGGTGGGCGGCTAGCCGCCTGGTGGTCGACCAGGGTTCCCGACTGACAGGCCGACAGAACCGTCATGGCGGTTCCGCCATGTCGCCTATGGTTGCTGCGTGGCGAGTCGGCGAACCGGCGAGGCGAGACAGGCACCCGAGGGCCTGCTGCCTGCCCGCCGTCCGGCCGACGTGGACTACCGGTTGGCCCGTCAGACGATGTTGAACGGGTGGCGGCGGGGCAACGTCGGACGGGAGATCCTCTGCGACGCCCAGCCGATGCTCCGGCGAAATGCCGCGGAGTGCGGGACGCCGACGTCGGAGACGTGCCCGGTGTGCGAGGACAACGAGGTGGCCCACGTGACCTACGTGTTCGGTCCCCGGCTGCCGGCCCATGGTCGCTGCATCTCGACGCCGGGTGAGTTGGCCAGGCTGGATGCCCGCAAGGCCGACATGACCGCCTACGTGGTCGAGGTCTGCGCAGCCTGCGGATGGAACCACCTCGTG
This genomic window from Acidimicrobiales bacterium contains:
- a CDS encoding DUF5318 domain-containing protein, with translation MASRRTGEARQAPEGLLPARRPADVDYRLARQTMLNGWRRGNVGREILCDAQPMLRRNAAECGTPTSETCPVCEDNEVAHVTYVFGPRLPAHGRCISTPGELARLDARKADMTAYVVEVCAACGWNHLVRMASLGYR